The following are encoded together in the Mycolicibacterium arabiense genome:
- the mshB gene encoding N-acetyl-1-D-myo-inositol-2-amino-2-deoxy-alpha-D-glucopyranoside deacetylase translates to MDVPRFLFVHAHPDDETLTTGATIAHYASQGAQVHVVTCTLGEEGEVIGDRWARLAVDHADQLGGYRIGELTRALHHLGVAQPWFLGGAGRWRDSGMAETPGLDRHRFTDAGLDEPVAALVDVIHEVRPHVVVTYDPNGGYGHPDHIRAHEVTMAAVAAAAPTWQVPKVYWTVLARSAVDAALGGLAGVELPPHWTSIPLSDLPFCYDDDQIDAVVDAPESRQAKVAAMRAHATQVSVTPGGEAFALSNDIVLPLLHTEHFVLVAGASGERDDRGWETDLLSGLNLG, encoded by the coding sequence ATGGACGTTCCACGGTTTCTGTTCGTGCACGCACATCCCGACGACGAGACGCTGACCACCGGCGCCACGATTGCGCACTACGCGAGCCAGGGCGCCCAGGTGCACGTGGTGACCTGCACGCTCGGTGAGGAGGGCGAGGTGATCGGCGACCGGTGGGCCCGGCTTGCGGTCGACCACGCCGACCAGCTCGGCGGCTACCGGATCGGCGAACTCACTCGCGCGCTGCACCATCTCGGCGTGGCGCAACCGTGGTTCCTCGGCGGTGCGGGGAGGTGGCGCGACTCGGGGATGGCGGAGACGCCGGGGCTGGACCGGCACCGCTTCACCGACGCCGGACTCGACGAACCGGTCGCCGCGCTCGTCGACGTGATCCACGAGGTGCGGCCGCACGTCGTGGTCACCTACGACCCGAACGGCGGATACGGCCATCCCGACCACATCCGGGCCCACGAGGTGACGATGGCCGCCGTGGCCGCCGCCGCACCGACGTGGCAGGTGCCGAAGGTCTACTGGACGGTGTTGGCGCGCTCGGCCGTCGACGCGGCCTTGGGCGGGCTGGCCGGCGTGGAGTTGCCGCCGCACTGGACGTCGATCCCGTTGTCGGACTTGCCGTTCTGCTACGACGACGACCAGATCGATGCCGTGGTCGACGCGCCCGAGAGCCGGCAAGCGAAGGTCGCGGCGATGCGGGCCCACGCCACGCAGGTGAGCGTCACGCCAGGAGGCGAGGCGTTCGCGCTGTCCAACGACATCGTGCTGCCACTGCTGCACACCGAGCACTTCGTGCTGGTCGCCGGCGCGTCGGGCGAGCGCGACGACCGCGGCTGGGAAACGGATTTGCTGTCCGGGCTGAACCTGGGATAG